Proteins from one Catenuloplanes atrovinosus genomic window:
- a CDS encoding DUF1501 domain-containing protein, protein MNTLTRRRLLIAGGITGGAALAAGATAVGLRDVLATAPARDPLAKTLVLVTLYGGNDGLNTVIPYADPAYAAARPGMTYPAEELLDLGDGLAFNPGMPGLHRLYGSGRLAVVRGVGYPRPNRSHFQSMDIWQTAQPDRPGTTGWLGRWLDTTSGDPRLAVSFEPVLPPLLAGATSAGATVPGGTLTLPKAAGPGVLTAFGTPAAGESAAQARAAACFADLMRVQDLMAQVDDGAPAGDETEPDAPATATGGDAPPLDRQLALVARCIEAGAATRVYSVSLGGFDLHADSKDTQRAQLARLDGPLAAFAERMTGRGVVIAVYSEFGRRVRANASDGTDHGTASDVFLLGDGVRGGLHGEQPSLTDLDDGDLKHTVDFRDVYATLLAGVLATDPGLALDGWTGRLDGVMT, encoded by the coding sequence ATGAACACCCTCACCCGGCGCCGGCTGCTCATCGCCGGCGGGATCACCGGCGGCGCGGCCCTGGCGGCCGGCGCCACCGCGGTCGGCCTGCGGGACGTGCTGGCCACCGCGCCCGCGCGCGATCCGCTGGCGAAGACTCTGGTCCTGGTCACCCTGTACGGCGGCAACGACGGCTTGAACACGGTCATCCCGTACGCGGATCCGGCCTACGCGGCCGCCCGGCCCGGCATGACGTACCCGGCGGAGGAACTGCTCGACCTGGGCGACGGCCTCGCGTTCAACCCCGGAATGCCCGGCCTGCACCGGCTGTACGGCAGCGGCCGGCTGGCGGTCGTCCGCGGGGTCGGCTATCCGAGGCCGAACCGCAGCCACTTCCAGTCGATGGACATCTGGCAGACCGCCCAGCCGGACCGGCCGGGCACCACCGGGTGGCTCGGCCGCTGGCTGGACACCACGAGCGGCGATCCGCGCCTGGCGGTGTCGTTCGAGCCGGTGCTGCCTCCACTGCTGGCCGGCGCCACCTCCGCCGGCGCCACCGTGCCCGGCGGAACGTTGACGCTGCCGAAGGCGGCCGGCCCCGGCGTGCTGACGGCGTTCGGCACCCCGGCGGCCGGCGAGTCCGCGGCGCAGGCCCGCGCGGCGGCCTGCTTCGCCGACCTGATGCGGGTCCAGGACCTGATGGCCCAGGTCGACGACGGGGCGCCGGCCGGCGACGAGACCGAGCCCGACGCGCCCGCCACGGCGACCGGCGGCGACGCGCCCCCGCTGGACCGGCAGCTCGCGCTGGTGGCCCGGTGCATCGAGGCGGGCGCGGCGACCCGCGTCTACTCCGTGTCGCTGGGCGGGTTCGACCTGCACGCCGACAGCAAGGACACCCAGCGGGCGCAGCTGGCCCGGCTGGACGGGCCGCTGGCCGCGTTCGCGGAACGGATGACCGGCCGGGGCGTCGTGATCGCGGTCTACTCGGAGTTCGGCCGGCGGGTGCGGGCCAACGCCTCCGACGGCACCGATCACGGCACCGCGTCGGATGTCTTCCTGCTGGGCGACGGCGTGCGCGGCGGCCTGCACGGCGAGCAGCCCAGCCTGACCGACCTCGACGACGGCGACCTCAAGCACACCGTCGACTTCCGCGACGTGTACGCGACACTGCTGGCCGGCGTGCTGGCCACCGACCCCGGCCTTGCACTGGACGGATGGACCGGGCGCCTGGACGGCGTCATGACGTGA
- a CDS encoding ABC transporter ATP-binding protein has product MTVVIAAGDTGDSASLPARQRWRIARQSLLIGLRAAPGGYAALAALALLAGGAAPVAAWLMKLLIDRLAAGTPGAVPVLLLALGAALTGGAVLVIGEVSMYLGARVQRAVTLRVQSGLSLRVNRLIGLRYFEEPAHQDRLRLASQAADITPNEVVMFGLEVLRQTVAVAGFAGTLMTIWPPIGLLLLAALVPAYLGQRATARRHAAAAQTISPVQRRQYYYRSLLTERHAAKEVRLFGLGALFHGRMIEALTRGVDVELSVQRRAALIQSLLALLNGVVGGVGVGVVAWRAAAGGATVGDVGLFVAAVAAMQSAIGGLLLSLGRVQAGLLLMRHYTAVMEAADDLTDGTRPAAPLTRGIELRDVWFRYTPDGPWVLRGVDLTIPAGQAIGVVGLNGAGKTTLVKLLCRLYDPERGAILWDGVDIRDLSAETLRRRISATFQDFVTYDLTVRENIGVGALEHLDDAGRVRSAAELGGLAEAVDHLPRRYDTMVSLSFLGAGDDRGVMLSGGQLQRLAIARSVLRDDADLLILDEPSAGLDAVAEHHVHRTLAARRAGRTSLLVSHRLGALRDADLIVVLDAGRITERGTHDELMSLDGGRYASLFRLQATTYQDARVPRPGDVVIVGPAPAGGA; this is encoded by the coding sequence GTGACCGTCGTCATCGCGGCCGGTGACACCGGGGATTCGGCGTCCCTCCCGGCGCGGCAGCGCTGGCGGATCGCCCGGCAATCGCTGCTGATCGGGCTCCGCGCGGCACCCGGCGGGTACGCGGCGCTGGCCGCGCTCGCGCTGCTGGCCGGCGGCGCCGCGCCGGTCGCCGCCTGGCTGATGAAGCTGCTCATCGACCGGCTCGCCGCCGGTACGCCCGGTGCCGTACCGGTGCTGCTGCTCGCGCTCGGCGCCGCCCTCACCGGCGGCGCCGTGCTGGTCATCGGCGAGGTGTCCATGTACCTGGGCGCCCGGGTGCAGCGCGCGGTCACGCTGCGGGTGCAGTCCGGGCTGAGCCTGCGGGTCAACCGGCTGATCGGGCTGCGCTACTTCGAGGAGCCGGCGCACCAGGACCGGCTGCGGCTGGCGTCGCAGGCCGCGGACATCACCCCGAACGAGGTCGTCATGTTCGGCCTGGAGGTGCTGCGGCAGACCGTGGCGGTCGCCGGGTTCGCGGGCACGCTGATGACGATCTGGCCGCCGATCGGGCTGCTGCTGCTGGCCGCGCTGGTCCCGGCGTACCTCGGGCAGCGCGCCACCGCCCGCCGGCACGCGGCCGCCGCGCAGACCATCTCGCCGGTCCAGCGCCGCCAGTACTACTACCGCTCGCTGCTCACCGAACGGCACGCCGCCAAGGAGGTACGCCTCTTCGGCCTCGGCGCGCTGTTCCACGGCCGGATGATCGAGGCGCTCACCCGGGGCGTCGACGTGGAACTGTCCGTGCAGCGCCGGGCGGCGCTCATCCAGAGCCTGCTCGCGCTGCTCAACGGCGTCGTCGGCGGCGTCGGCGTGGGCGTCGTCGCCTGGCGCGCGGCCGCGGGCGGGGCCACGGTCGGCGACGTCGGCCTGTTCGTCGCGGCCGTCGCCGCGATGCAGAGCGCGATCGGCGGGCTGCTGCTCAGCCTCGGCCGGGTCCAGGCCGGTCTGCTGCTGATGCGCCACTACACGGCCGTGATGGAGGCCGCGGACGACCTGACCGACGGCACCCGCCCGGCCGCGCCGCTGACCCGGGGCATCGAGCTGCGCGACGTCTGGTTCCGGTACACCCCGGACGGGCCGTGGGTGCTGCGCGGCGTCGACCTGACCATCCCGGCCGGGCAGGCGATCGGCGTGGTCGGGCTCAACGGCGCCGGGAAGACCACGCTGGTCAAGCTGCTCTGCCGCCTCTACGACCCGGAGCGCGGCGCGATCCTCTGGGACGGGGTGGACATCCGCGATCTGTCCGCGGAGACGCTGCGCCGCCGGATCTCGGCCACCTTCCAGGACTTCGTCACCTACGACCTGACCGTCCGGGAGAACATCGGCGTCGGCGCCCTGGAACACCTGGACGACGCCGGGAGGGTACGGTCCGCGGCCGAGCTGGGCGGCCTGGCCGAGGCGGTCGACCACCTTCCGCGCCGCTACGACACGATGGTCAGCCTGAGCTTCCTGGGCGCCGGTGACGACCGGGGCGTGATGCTCTCCGGCGGCCAGCTCCAGCGGCTGGCGATCGCCCGCTCCGTGCTGCGCGACGACGCCGACCTGCTCATCCTGGACGAGCCCAGCGCGGGGCTGGACGCCGTCGCCGAGCACCACGTGCACCGTACGCTCGCCGCCCGCCGGGCCGGCCGTACCAGCCTGCTCGTGTCGCACCGGCTCGGCGCCCTGCGCGACGCGGACCTGATCGTCGTGCTGGACGCGGGCCGGATCACCGAACGCGGCACCCACGACGAGCTGATGTCCCTCGACGGCGGCCGGTACGCGTCGCTGTTCCGCCTCCAGGCCACCACCTACCAGGACGCCCGCGTCCCCCGCCCCGGCGACGTGGTGATCGTCGGCCCCGCGCCCGCCGGCGGTGCCTGA
- a CDS encoding DUF1800 domain-containing protein, whose amino-acid sequence MADRRAISHLLRRLTFGPTAAEIDAATAAGYEATLDGLLRPAAEVRPPELDVDPYAMLDAGAAREQRQRARQEQRAQVATATRWWLARMAGGGSAEKLTFFWHGHWATSARKVRSAHLMLAQQQTFRRYGAGDTGPLIRAMLRDPALIIWLDGQRNTRKAPNENLAREVMELFTLGLGAYSEADVKAAARVLTGWQVDHRSGTARLVPQRHDDGAVTLLGRTGTFDVDSFADLLVRHEAHVPFLAGRLWARYAGTTSPVPSPVLAAGRDTTALIRAMCRAPEFAATAGTLVKQPVEWLIGAVRQLGIPVDERTGARLPAVLRTLGQVPFAPPSVGGWPEGTAWLTTSGTVARLRAGQQLAALAPAAAEGLDGAEQLATLLAVDTWTDRTYAGLRDVDDPRRLLALGLASPEYAVH is encoded by the coding sequence ATGGCCGACCGTCGTGCGATCTCCCATCTGCTCCGCCGTCTTACGTTCGGGCCGACCGCCGCCGAGATCGACGCCGCCACGGCGGCCGGCTACGAGGCCACACTCGACGGCCTGCTGCGGCCCGCCGCCGAGGTGCGCCCGCCGGAGCTGGACGTCGACCCGTACGCGATGCTCGACGCCGGCGCCGCCCGGGAGCAGCGGCAGCGCGCCCGGCAGGAGCAGCGGGCGCAGGTCGCGACGGCGACACGCTGGTGGCTGGCGCGGATGGCCGGCGGCGGATCGGCCGAGAAGCTGACGTTCTTCTGGCACGGGCACTGGGCGACCAGCGCGCGCAAGGTGCGTTCCGCCCACCTGATGCTGGCCCAGCAGCAGACCTTCCGGCGGTACGGCGCCGGCGACACCGGCCCGCTCATCCGCGCGATGCTGCGCGACCCCGCCCTGATCATCTGGCTGGACGGGCAGCGGAACACCCGGAAGGCGCCGAACGAGAACCTGGCCCGCGAGGTCATGGAGCTGTTCACCCTGGGGCTGGGCGCCTACTCGGAGGCGGACGTCAAGGCGGCGGCGCGGGTGCTCACCGGCTGGCAGGTGGACCACCGCTCCGGCACCGCCCGCCTGGTGCCGCAGCGGCACGACGACGGCGCGGTCACGCTGCTCGGCCGGACCGGCACCTTCGACGTCGACTCCTTCGCCGACCTGCTCGTCCGGCACGAGGCGCACGTGCCCTTCCTGGCCGGCCGGCTCTGGGCCCGCTACGCCGGGACCACGTCGCCCGTACCGTCGCCGGTGTTGGCGGCCGGCCGGGACACCACCGCGCTGATCCGGGCGATGTGCCGCGCGCCGGAGTTCGCGGCGACCGCGGGCACGCTGGTGAAACAGCCGGTGGAGTGGCTCATCGGGGCGGTCCGCCAGCTCGGGATTCCGGTCGATGAGCGGACCGGCGCGCGGCTGCCCGCGGTGCTGCGGACGCTGGGTCAGGTGCCGTTCGCGCCGCCGTCGGTCGGCGGCTGGCCGGAGGGGACCGCCTGGCTCACCACGTCCGGCACCGTGGCCCGGCTGCGGGCCGGTCAGCAGCTCGCCGCGCTCGCCCCGGCCGCGGCGGAGGGTCTGGACGGCGCCGAACAGCTGGCCACGCTGCTGGCCGTCGACACCTGGACCGACCGTACGTACGCCGGGCTGCGCGACGTCGACGACCCCCGCCGGCTGCTGGCGCTCGGCCTGGCCAGCCCGGAGTACGCCGTTCACTGA
- a CDS encoding ABC transporter substrate-binding protein codes for MRRRQLLIGGLAVAGLAACDRGSGAAGDGPYVAIVSKGFQHQFWQAVKKGAEQEAAGAGATITFEGPATEKEVEAQITMLTNAIAKRPDAIGFAALDSRAAEGLLQQAKAQNIPVIAFDSGVESQVPLTTAATDNLAAAGEAAKHMSELIGGSGKVALVVHDQTSLTGQQRRDGFTGWMAANAPGVQLLPVQYGEGDQARSADITKSILGANPDVKGIYGANEGSAIGVVRGVQESGRTGVTIVGFDSGKAQLDAIRSGLMAGAITQNPVGMGAALVSAALRAIRGETLEKTIDTGYFWYDNTNIDSPEIQAVLYQ; via the coding sequence ATGCGCAGACGTCAGCTGCTGATCGGCGGCCTGGCCGTGGCCGGGCTCGCGGCCTGCGACCGCGGCTCCGGCGCCGCCGGCGACGGTCCGTACGTCGCGATCGTCTCCAAGGGCTTCCAGCACCAGTTCTGGCAGGCGGTGAAGAAGGGCGCGGAGCAGGAGGCGGCCGGCGCCGGCGCCACCATCACGTTCGAGGGCCCGGCCACCGAGAAGGAGGTCGAAGCGCAGATCACCATGCTCACCAACGCGATCGCCAAGCGCCCGGACGCGATCGGGTTCGCCGCGCTCGACTCCAGGGCCGCGGAGGGCCTGCTCCAGCAGGCGAAGGCGCAGAACATCCCGGTGATCGCGTTCGACTCCGGCGTGGAATCCCAGGTGCCGCTGACCACCGCCGCCACCGACAATCTCGCGGCCGCCGGCGAGGCCGCCAAGCACATGTCCGAGCTGATCGGCGGCTCAGGAAAGGTGGCGCTGGTGGTGCACGACCAGACCAGCCTCACCGGGCAGCAGCGGCGGGACGGCTTCACCGGGTGGATGGCCGCGAACGCGCCCGGCGTGCAACTGCTGCCGGTCCAGTACGGCGAGGGCGACCAGGCCAGATCGGCCGACATCACCAAGTCGATCCTGGGCGCGAACCCGGACGTCAAGGGCATCTACGGCGCCAACGAGGGCTCCGCGATCGGCGTGGTCCGCGGCGTCCAGGAGTCCGGCCGTACCGGCGTGACGATCGTCGGTTTCGACTCCGGCAAGGCCCAGCTGGACGCGATCCGGTCCGGGCTGATGGCCGGCGCGATCACGCAGAACCCGGTCGGCATGGGCGCCGCACTGGTCTCCGCCGCACTCCGGGCGATCCGCGGCGAGACCCTGGAGAAGACCATCGACACCGGCTACTTCTGGTACGACAACACCAACATCGACAGCCCGGAGATCCAGGCCGTGCTCTACCAGTAG
- a CDS encoding ABC transporter permease — MLARLQQLLAFAGLIVIAAVFAVATPTFGTYGNVVNILFSTVVIGLLALGTTFVIVTGGIDLSIGTGMALCAVMSGTFVVTWGLPWPLGALLAVLFGGLIGLVNGVSTARFGLPPFIATLATMLVAQGLALVVSESTPIYFNDSPGYLLLSTGTLIPDFPNAVLVLIAATAVAAVLLRRSVLGRYAFAMGSNEEATALSGIDVTRWKIAIYTLAGLFTGLAGVMISARLGSAQPATGAGYELQAIAAVVIGGTSLSGGRGSIVGTVIGALIISVLNNGLQLLSIPQEWQNVILGIVILIAVYADMARRRAVAVH; from the coding sequence GTGCTCGCCCGGCTCCAGCAACTCCTCGCGTTCGCCGGCCTGATCGTCATCGCGGCGGTCTTCGCGGTGGCCACGCCCACGTTCGGCACGTACGGCAACGTGGTCAACATCCTGTTCTCCACCGTGGTGATCGGGCTGCTCGCGCTGGGCACCACGTTCGTCATCGTGACCGGCGGCATCGACCTGTCGATCGGCACCGGCATGGCGCTGTGCGCGGTCATGTCCGGCACGTTCGTCGTCACCTGGGGCCTGCCGTGGCCGCTGGGCGCGCTGCTCGCGGTGCTCTTCGGCGGCCTGATCGGGCTGGTCAACGGCGTCAGCACGGCGCGCTTCGGGCTGCCGCCGTTCATCGCGACGCTCGCCACCATGCTGGTCGCGCAGGGCCTGGCGCTGGTCGTCTCGGAGAGCACGCCGATCTACTTCAACGACTCTCCCGGTTACCTGTTGCTCTCCACCGGCACGCTGATCCCGGACTTCCCGAACGCGGTACTGGTGCTGATCGCGGCCACCGCGGTCGCGGCCGTGCTGCTGCGCCGGAGCGTGCTCGGCCGGTACGCGTTCGCGATGGGCAGCAACGAGGAGGCCACCGCGCTGTCCGGCATCGACGTGACCCGCTGGAAGATCGCGATCTACACGCTGGCCGGGTTGTTCACCGGCCTGGCCGGGGTGATGATCTCGGCCCGGCTCGGCTCCGCGCAGCCGGCCACCGGCGCCGGCTACGAGTTGCAGGCCATCGCCGCGGTGGTGATCGGCGGCACCTCGCTCTCCGGCGGCCGGGGTTCGATCGTCGGCACCGTGATCGGCGCGCTGATCATCTCGGTGCTCAACAACGGCCTTCAGCTGCTGTCCATCCCGCAGGAGTGGCAGAACGTGATTCTCGGGATCGTCATCCTCATCGCCGTCTACGCCGACATGGCCCGGCGCCGGGCGGTCGCCGTCCACTAA
- a CDS encoding MsnO8 family LLM class oxidoreductase, with translation MINSEVGVSLLDRSRTRAGESDTAALRGTVARARWAERHGYDRFWVAEHHAVPGVAGAAPAVLLAVVAGATTTIRVGSAGVMLPHHQPIVVAEQFATLSAFAPGRVDLGLGRSPGFTPPVRRALRQTERDFAADLDELRAFLTGSAEVTLRPRPEGAVPLYVLATGSGLQVAAAAGLPVIVGGPLLGVGGDPEPGLHALAAYRRDFRPSVQQQRPRVAISLDVLIADTDAEAADLLLPEAWSMARSRTTGVFPPLEPVDAVRAAHPTARQRQYLAQTVAAAITGTPARVERRLAELLDRTGAAELVAASSTFDRTALAASDAALAALFGRP, from the coding sequence GTGATCAACTCCGAGGTCGGCGTATCCCTGCTGGACCGGTCCCGTACCCGTGCCGGTGAGTCCGACACCGCGGCGCTGCGTGGCACCGTGGCGCGGGCGAGGTGGGCGGAGCGGCACGGGTACGACCGGTTCTGGGTCGCCGAGCATCACGCGGTTCCCGGTGTGGCGGGGGCGGCCCCGGCGGTGCTGCTGGCAGTGGTGGCCGGCGCGACCACGACGATCCGGGTCGGCTCCGCCGGGGTGATGCTGCCGCACCATCAACCGATCGTGGTCGCCGAGCAGTTCGCCACGCTGTCCGCGTTCGCGCCGGGCCGGGTGGATCTGGGGCTGGGCCGCTCGCCCGGCTTCACCCCGCCGGTGCGCCGGGCGCTGCGGCAGACCGAGCGTGACTTCGCCGCCGACCTCGACGAGTTGCGCGCGTTCCTCACCGGCTCGGCCGAGGTCACGCTGCGCCCGCGGCCGGAGGGCGCGGTGCCGCTGTACGTGCTGGCCACCGGGAGTGGACTGCAGGTGGCGGCCGCGGCCGGGCTGCCGGTGATCGTGGGCGGGCCGCTGCTGGGCGTCGGCGGCGACCCGGAGCCCGGGCTGCACGCGCTCGCCGCGTACCGGCGCGACTTCCGGCCGTCCGTACAGCAGCAGCGGCCACGCGTGGCGATCAGCCTCGACGTGCTGATCGCGGACACCGACGCGGAGGCCGCCGACCTGCTGCTGCCGGAGGCGTGGTCGATGGCCCGAAGCCGGACGACCGGCGTCTTCCCGCCGCTGGAACCGGTGGACGCGGTCCGCGCCGCGCACCCCACCGCGCGCCAGCGGCAGTATCTCGCGCAGACCGTCGCCGCCGCGATCACCGGCACCCCGGCCCGGGTGGAGCGCCGGCTCGCCGAGCTGCTCGACCGTACCGGAGCGGCGGAACTGGTCGCCGCGAGCAGCACCTTCGACCGCACCGCGCTGGCCGCCTCGGACGCGGCCCTGGCCGCGCTGTTCGGCCGGCCTTGA
- a CDS encoding sugar ABC transporter ATP-binding protein, giving the protein MTLLLEATGVRKSFPGVRALSDMHLELRHDEVLALVGENGAGKSTLMKLLTGALRPDAGTFRLDGEEFDPRRAEPLGISIIHQEFNLMPDLTVAQNVLIGREPRTLGMFIDERRLNARTGELLDRLGLPLDPRARVGDLPVARQQLVEIAKALSHEARVLIMDEPTAALNDAEVAVLHGLIRRFTGPRTGVIYISHRMEELTRVSDRITVIRDGRHIGTVETRGVELPRVISMMVGRELDLSATPVGVRDDRAPVLSVRGLATKRLLKDITFEVREGEILGIAGLMGAGRTELGRAIAGADPISAGTISVRGRPVRITSPARAAALGIGYLSEDRKRFGLLLDQSVAANIAVGSLGGPLSRAGFVDDGRVRATAQRYIDALRIKTAGVRQEARHLSGGNQQKVVIARWLARDCDLLIVDEPTRGIDVGAKEEIYQLLNELAGQGRAIVMISSELPEILRMAHRVLVLSGGRLTGELSAAEATQERIMHLATRRGV; this is encoded by the coding sequence ATGACGCTTCTCCTCGAGGCGACCGGCGTGCGCAAGAGCTTCCCCGGCGTGCGGGCACTGAGCGACATGCACCTGGAGCTGCGGCACGACGAGGTGCTGGCGCTGGTCGGGGAGAACGGTGCCGGCAAGTCCACGCTGATGAAGCTGCTGACCGGCGCGCTCCGGCCGGACGCCGGCACGTTCCGGCTGGACGGCGAGGAGTTCGACCCGCGGCGGGCGGAGCCGCTCGGGATCAGCATCATCCATCAGGAGTTCAACCTGATGCCGGACCTGACCGTCGCGCAGAACGTCCTGATCGGGCGCGAGCCGCGTACCCTCGGCATGTTCATCGACGAGCGCCGGCTCAACGCGCGCACCGGCGAGCTGCTGGACCGCCTGGGTCTGCCGCTCGACCCGCGGGCGCGGGTCGGCGACCTGCCGGTGGCGCGCCAGCAGCTGGTCGAGATCGCGAAGGCGCTGTCCCACGAGGCCCGCGTGCTGATCATGGACGAGCCCACGGCCGCGCTGAACGACGCCGAGGTGGCGGTGCTGCACGGGCTGATCCGGCGGTTCACCGGCCCGCGCACCGGCGTCATCTACATCTCGCACCGGATGGAGGAGCTGACCCGCGTCTCCGACCGGATCACGGTGATCCGCGACGGCCGCCACATCGGCACGGTGGAGACGAGGGGGGTGGAGCTGCCCCGGGTCATCTCCATGATGGTGGGCCGGGAGCTGGACCTGAGCGCGACGCCGGTCGGCGTCCGCGACGACCGCGCGCCGGTGCTGTCCGTGCGCGGCCTCGCCACGAAGAGGCTGCTGAAGGACATCACCTTCGAGGTACGCGAGGGCGAGATCCTCGGCATCGCGGGCCTGATGGGCGCGGGCCGCACCGAGCTGGGGCGCGCGATCGCCGGCGCCGATCCGATCTCCGCCGGCACCATCAGCGTCCGCGGCCGTCCCGTGCGGATCACCAGCCCGGCCCGGGCCGCCGCACTGGGCATCGGCTACCTCTCCGAGGACCGCAAGCGCTTCGGCCTGCTGCTGGACCAGTCCGTGGCCGCGAACATCGCGGTCGGCTCGCTGGGCGGCCCGCTGTCCCGGGCCGGTTTCGTGGACGACGGCCGGGTCCGCGCCACCGCCCAGCGATACATCGACGCCCTGCGGATCAAGACAGCGGGGGTACGCCAGGAGGCGCGCCACCTCTCCGGCGGCAACCAGCAGAAGGTGGTCATCGCCCGGTGGCTGGCCAGGGACTGCGACCTCCTGATCGTCGACGAGCCCACCCGCGGCATCGACGTCGGCGCCAAGGAGGAGATCTACCAGCTGCTCAACGAGCTGGCCGGGCAGGGCCGCGCGATCGTCATGATCAGCTCGGAGCTGCCGGAGATCCTGCGGATGGCACACCGCGTGCTGGTGCTCAGCGGCGGCCGGCTGACCGGCGAGCTGTCCGCGGCCGAGGCCACCCAGGAACGCATCATGCACCTGGCCACGCGGCGGGGGGTGTGA
- a CDS encoding MauE/DoxX family redox-associated membrane protein, whose amino-acid sequence MSSVELVCRGVIGFVMALAIIGKVSGHERWREFRASLAGFTWLPYQARTAVAALVVAAEAAVLVLVAVPATAVAGLALGGLLLTGISLAVLAARRAGHEVRCNCFGGDAGPIGRAELIRNAILVLICALGATASTAAAATPGPVAGGLLLSCAALAAAALSFPRELRFALTHPRRDLP is encoded by the coding sequence ATGTCCTCAGTAGAACTCGTCTGCCGTGGCGTGATCGGCTTCGTGATGGCGCTGGCGATCATCGGCAAGGTGAGCGGGCACGAGCGGTGGCGGGAGTTCCGCGCCTCGCTGGCCGGGTTCACCTGGTTGCCGTATCAGGCCCGGACCGCGGTCGCCGCGCTCGTCGTCGCCGCCGAGGCCGCGGTGCTGGTCCTGGTGGCGGTGCCGGCCACCGCGGTCGCCGGCCTGGCCCTGGGCGGCCTGCTGCTGACCGGGATCTCGCTGGCCGTGCTGGCCGCGCGCCGGGCCGGTCACGAGGTGCGCTGCAACTGCTTCGGCGGTGACGCAGGTCCGATCGGCCGGGCCGAGCTGATCCGCAACGCGATCCTGGTGCTGATCTGCGCGCTCGGCGCCACCGCGTCCACCGCCGCCGCGGCCACGCCCGGCCCGGTCGCCGGTGGCCTGCTGCTCTCCTGCGCCGCCCTGGCCGCCGCGGCGCTGTCCTTCCCGCGCGAGCTGCGGTTCGCCCTCACCCACCCGAGACGGGACCTGCCATGA
- a CDS encoding S26 family signal peptidase: MLAFLLVACVLLAVAAGWARRSLIVVTVTGSSMQPLIAAGSRVLVRRTGRCRTGDVVMFRIHDSGPPMVKRVVATAGEPVPPQLRTAGGPDLVPAGRLLVLGTAPDSMDSRQLGFLTTGDVVGVVLRRAALPVAPRTG; encoded by the coding sequence ATGCTGGCGTTCCTCCTGGTCGCGTGCGTGCTGCTGGCGGTGGCGGCCGGGTGGGCGCGCCGGTCGCTGATCGTGGTCACGGTCACCGGTTCCAGCATGCAGCCGCTGATCGCCGCCGGGTCCCGGGTGCTGGTCCGCCGCACCGGCCGCTGCCGCACCGGTGACGTGGTGATGTTCCGCATCCACGACAGCGGCCCGCCGATGGTCAAGCGGGTGGTCGCGACCGCGGGCGAGCCGGTCCCGCCGCAGCTGCGCACGGCGGGCGGGCCGGACCTCGTACCCGCCGGGCGGTTGCTGGTCCTCGGCACCGCCCCGGACAGCATGGACTCCCGGCAGCTAGGCTTCCTGACCACCGGCGACGTGGTGGGCGTGGTCCTGCGGCGGGCCGCGCTCCCGGTCGCGCCGCGCACCGGTTGA